In the Candidatus Omnitrophota bacterium genome, one interval contains:
- a CDS encoding thiamine pyrophosphate-dependent enzyme — protein sequence MANLKELNKRKEVLCGGHRMCAGCGAPIIVRQMGLSQEIPLVVGSATGCLEVSTTPNPFTAWNCSFVHCAFENSAATVSGAEAAYRSLRRRGKVKDEMRFVALGGDGGTYDIGLQSLSGMLERGQRILYICYNNEAYMNTGVQRSSATPRGTQTTTAPVGLKSIGKKQYPKDLTGIAVAHRIPFVATASPSHWNDLITKSQKALSVDGPAFMNVISPCPLGWAYPSDKTIEMAKLAVDTCFWPLYEVEDGNAWKLSYKPAAKKPITDYLKAQGRFRHLLRPENASVVEEIQKRIDDDWAALLKRCGTDA from the coding sequence ATGGCAAACTTAAAAGAACTCAATAAGAGAAAAGAAGTATTGTGCGGCGGCCACAGGATGTGCGCGGGTTGCGGCGCGCCGATAATCGTAAGGCAGATGGGGCTCTCGCAGGAGATTCCGCTTGTGGTCGGAAGCGCCACGGGCTGCCTCGAAGTCTCGACGACGCCGAATCCCTTCACGGCGTGGAACTGCAGTTTCGTCCATTGCGCTTTTGAAAATTCCGCCGCGACCGTTTCAGGCGCGGAAGCCGCATACAGGTCGCTAAGGCGCCGCGGCAAGGTAAAGGACGAGATGAGATTTGTGGCGCTCGGCGGAGACGGCGGCACCTACGATATAGGATTACAGTCGCTCTCAGGCATGCTCGAGCGCGGGCAGAGGATATTGTATATCTGCTACAACAACGAAGCTTATATGAATACAGGCGTCCAGCGTTCAAGCGCTACCCCGCGCGGTACGCAGACGACTACGGCGCCCGTAGGTTTGAAGTCCATCGGAAAAAAACAATACCCAAAAGACTTGACCGGCATAGCGGTAGCGCATAGAATACCCTTTGTGGCCACAGCCAGCCCGAGCCACTGGAACGACCTTATAACAAAGTCGCAAAAGGCGCTTTCGGTAGACGGGCCCGCTTTCATGAACGTGATATCGCCGTGCCCGTTAGGGTGGGCTTATCCGTCGGATAAGACGATAGAGATGGCGAAACTCGCGGTCGACACATGTTTCTGGCCGCTGTACGAGGTAGAGGACGGCAATGCCTGGAAGCTGAGCTATAAGCCGGCCGCCAAGAAGCCGATCACGGATTACCTCAAGGCGCAGGGCCGTTTCCGCCACCTGTTAAGGCCGGAGAACGCTTCTGTGGTCGAGGAGATCCAGAAGAGGATAGACGACGATTGGGCCGCGCTGTTGAAACGCTGCGGCACTGACGCATAA